The Coffea arabica cultivar ET-39 chromosome 9e, Coffea Arabica ET-39 HiFi, whole genome shotgun sequence genome has a window encoding:
- the LOC113710690 gene encoding uncharacterized protein yields MYKYGVVRMDDLINDILGWQRFYPCGRLQKPVNIIMDSLDLENLNHINLRAATSAALLLLPSKFTEEDLYAKICSLSYMGDLRMLFAEDKNKVKKIVQGQFSLFHRMYNPFLEEYAAKDLLRLSSSGDAQVTVSQDCGSSAASKLVSSLPPPIRSQMGIKVGEKKILDELGRVKQEVVIGSKEEAAKCMQKLLRNKVMISSARQAVAGLLTVGVFGGA; encoded by the exons ATGTATAAGTATGGAGTTGTTAGAATGGATGACTTGATTAACGACATTTTGGGATGGCAGAGATTCTACCCTTGTGGCCGCTTGCAAAAACCT GTAAATATAATCATGGATAGTTTGGATCTTGAAAATCTGAATCACATTAATCTGAGGGCTGCAACTTCTGCTGCTCTTCTCCTTTTGCCATCCAAGTTTACAGAG GAGGATCTATATGCCAAAATATGTAGCCTATCATATATGGGCGACTTAAGAATGCTCTTTGCTGAAGACAAAAATAAA GTGAAAAAGATTGTCCAAGGGCAGTTCAGTTTGTTTCATAGAATGTATAACCCTTTCCTTGAAGAATATGCAGCCAAGGACTTGTTGAGACTTTCATCTTCTGGTGATGCTCAAGTAACTGTATCTCAG GATTGTGGGTCATCTGCTGCTTCAAAACTTGTCTCTTCTCTTCCACCACCAATCAGAAGTCAAATGGGGATAAAAGTTGGAGAGAAGAAAATACTGGATGAATTGG GTCGAGTTAAACAAGAAGTTGTAATTGGTTCAAAAGAAGAGGCTGCAAAGTGTATGCAGAAGCTTCTCAGGAACAAAGTTATGATTTCAAGTGCAAGGCAGGCTGTTGCTGGCCTATTGACAGTTGGTGTATTTGGCGGAGCTTAG